The following coding sequences are from one Salvia hispanica cultivar TCC Black 2014 chromosome 3, UniMelb_Shisp_WGS_1.0, whole genome shotgun sequence window:
- the LOC125213607 gene encoding S-adenosylmethionine carrier 1, chloroplastic/mitochondrial, giving the protein MAPLTLAVDANSSSALSSELSNKKMQNLQLEPKKFFASVKAREENPFDFLRLLFEGVIAGGTAGVVVETALYPIDTIKTRLQAARGGGQIILKGLYSGLAGNLAGVLPASAVFVGVYEPAKQKLLRTFPENLSAVAHLTAGAIGGMAASFIRVPTEVVKQRMQTGQFNSAPNAVRMIIAKEGFKGLYAGYGSFLLRDLPFDAIQFCIYEQLRLGYKLAAKRDLKDAENAVIGAFAGALTGAITTPLDVIKTRLMVQGSANQYKGIFDCVQTIVRDEGPSALLKGIGPRVMWIGIGGSIFFGVLEGTKRFLEQKRPENQTRSKLE; this is encoded by the exons ATGGCTCCGCTAACATTAGCTGTTGATGCAAACAGCTCTTCTGCGTTATCTTCAG AGTTATCTAacaagaaaatgcaaaacCTTCAGTTGGAGCCTAAAAAGTTCTTTGCATCAGTTAAAGCGCGAGAAGAAAATCCGTTCGACTTTTTGCGACTGCTATTTG AGGGTGTTATAGCTGGTGGGACAGCTGGTGTTGTAGTTGAAACAGCTTTATATCCTATTGATACAATAAAGACACGATTGCAG GCTGCACGGGGTGGAGGTCAAATAATTCTCAAAGGGTTATATTCTGGCCTTGCTGGAAATCTTGCTGGAGTGTTACC TGCATCTGCTGTGTTTGTTGGTGTTTATGAGCCTGCCAAGCAAAAACTTTTGAGGACCTTTCCAGAGAACCTCAGTGCTGTTGCTCATCTG ACTGCTGGTGCCATTGGAGGCATGGCTGCTTCTTTCATTCGTGTCCCCACCGAG GTTGTTAAGCAGCGAATGCAGACAGGCCAATTTAACTCTGCCCCTAATGCTGTTCGGATGATCATTGCCAAAGAAGGCTTTAAAGGACTCTATGCG GGATATGGATCGTTTCTACTAAGAGATTTGCCATTCGATGCTATTCAGTTCTGTATCTATGAACAACTTCGACTAGGTTATAAGTTAGCG GCTAAGAGAGATCTGAAAGATGCAGAAAATGCTGTAATCGGTGCATTTGCTG GTGCTCTGACGGGAGCCATAACCACTCCCCTGGATGTGATTAAGACTAGGTTGATGGTTCAG GGATCAGCAAACCAGTATAAAGGCATCTTTGACTGTGTACAGACTATCGTACGAGACGAAGGCCCTTCTGCGCTACTCAAG GGAATCGGGCCGAGAGTGATGTGGATAGGCATTGGTGGCTCCATCTTTTTCGGAGTTCTTGAAGGGACAAAGCGATTCCTCGAACAGAAACGACCGGAGAATCAGACACGTTCAAAATTAGAGTAG
- the LOC125210468 gene encoding glucan endo-1,3-beta-glucosidase 8-like has translation MKRAWVVFVVVVVGHMMGVAEGLGVNWGNQAAQNLHPRNIVQMLKDNNITKVKLFDSDAWVVKHFAGTGIEVMLGIPNLHLASLADKYKHAQEWVKANLTRHLYQGGVDIKYVAVGNEPFLKAYNGSNLQTTYPALWNIQKAINEAGHGDKIKATIPQNADVYDSGTKGPSAGDFRPDIRATMKQIVHFLRDNNAPFVVNIYPFLSLSLNPDFPIEFAFFSGGAKPVQDGQITYDNVLDANLDTLVWSLRRANSGNVPIIVGEIGWPTDGDKYATADLAKKFYDGFFKKISKTKGTPLYKDEIEYYLFGLTDENMKSIAPGDFERHWGVFRYDGQPKFPTDLTGRGSSNRMPVGAKTVKYLEKKWCVYVNSSETPDQLAASMEYACTHGDCTALEYGGPCGKLDNSTKVSYAYNMLFQMMYQDVESCDFGGLAKIVTRNASVGDCLFPISLDTDWAWRLGTDVTSTFILAFFVSLLLLLDL, from the exons ATGAAACGGGCATGGGTGGTGTTCGTGGTCGTGGTAGTGGGGCATATGATGGGTGTGGCAGAGGGCCTGGGCGTTAACTGGGGAAATCAGGCGGCCCAAAACCTACACCCTagaaatattgtacaaatgcTAAAGGATAACAATATTACTAAGGTTAAATTGTTTGATTCTGATGCTTGGGTTGTGAAACATTTTGCTGGGACAGGAATTGAAGTGATGCTTGGTATTCCCAACTTGCATTTAGCCTCTTTAGCTGATAAATATAAGCATGCTCAGGAATGGGTGAAGGCCAATCTCACTAGGCATCTCTATCAGGGTGGTGTTGATATCAA GTACGTGGCCGTTGGCAACGAGCCATTTTTGAAAGCCTACAACGGGTCCAACTTGCAGACAACTTATCCCGCGCTTTGGAACATCCAAAAGGCGATAAACGAAGCCGGGCACGGTGACAAAATCAAGGCGACAATCCCCCAAAACGCCGACGTCTACGACTCCGGAACCAAAGGCCCGTCGGCCGGTGACTTCCGCCCCGACATCCGAGCCACGATGAAGCAGATTGTGCACTTCCTACGTGACAACAACGCTCCTTTCGTCGTCAACATTTACCCTTTCCTCAGCTTATCTCTCAACCCCGATTTTCCGATTGAATTCGCCTTCTTCAGTGGCGGTGCGAAGCCCGTGCAGGACGGCCAGATCACATACGACAACGTGCTGGATGCGAACCTCGACACCCTGGTGTGGTCACTGCGGAGAGCCAACAGTGGAAATGTCCCCATCATCGTCGGCGAGATCGGATGGCCCACCGACGGTGACAAATACGCCACGGCGGATTTGGCGAAGAAATTCTACGACGGATTCTTTAAGAAGATCTCAAAAACTAAAGGGACGCCGCTTTACAAGGACGAGATTGAGTATTACCTTTTCGGGCTGACGGATGAGAACATGAAGAGCATTGCGCCTGGCGATTTCGAGCGCCACTGGGGCGTTTTCAGGTACGACGGGCAACCTAAGTTCCCGACGGACCTCACGGGAAGAGGCAGCAGCAACAGGATGCCCGTTGGGGCGAAGACCGTCAAGTACTTGGAAAAGAAATGGTGTGTCTATGTCAACAGCAGCGAGACCCCCGACCAGCTCGCGGCCAGCATGGAGTACGCCTGCACCCACGGGGATTGCACAGCGCTCGAATACGGGGGGCCTTGTGGTAAACTGGATAACTCAACAAAAGTTTCGTACGCTTACAACATGTTGTTTCAAATGATGTATCAAGATGTGGAATCGTGCGATTTTGGCGGACTTGCGAAGATCGTGACAAGGAATGCTTCGGTTGGAGATTGCCTCTTCCCCATCTCGTTGGATACGGATTGGGCGTGGAGACTCGGGACAGACGTGACCTCCACTTTTATACTCGCCTTCTTCGTGTCGTTGTTATTGTTGTTGGACTTATGA